In one window of Vibrio sp. DW001 DNA:
- a CDS encoding phosphoadenylyl-sulfate reductase, whose product MLDTFNTALSLNELLILNKVEQSLKLAEINGELEQLSAQQRVRWAIENLSGNHVVSSSFGIQAAVMLHLSNEIKPDIPVILTDTGYLFPETYLFIDELAEQLNLNLKVFRAIESAVWQEARHGKLWEQGVSGIEKYNKINKVEPMRRALNDLSAKVWFSGLRREQSSSRANLPILSIQNGVFKFLPIADWTNKDVHYYIVENGLSYHPLRDQGYLSVGDTHTTKKWEPGMSEEETRFFGLKRECGLHEDDDFQEAGSGI is encoded by the coding sequence ATGCTTGATACCTTTAATACTGCGCTTAGTTTAAATGAACTATTAATTTTAAATAAAGTGGAGCAAAGTCTGAAATTGGCTGAAATTAATGGCGAGTTAGAACAACTATCAGCCCAACAGCGTGTCAGGTGGGCAATAGAAAACTTATCTGGGAATCATGTGGTTTCGTCGAGTTTCGGTATTCAAGCCGCAGTGATGCTGCACCTATCGAATGAGATTAAGCCAGATATTCCCGTAATCTTAACTGATACAGGTTACCTGTTTCCTGAGACTTACCTCTTTATTGACGAGTTAGCAGAACAGCTGAATCTAAACTTGAAGGTTTTTCGTGCGATAGAAAGCGCCGTTTGGCAGGAAGCAAGACACGGTAAATTATGGGAACAAGGCGTAAGCGGAATTGAGAAGTATAATAAGATAAATAAAGTCGAGCCTATGAGAAGGGCGCTCAATGATCTTTCGGCGAAAGTTTGGTTTTCAGGATTGAGGAGAGAGCAATCCAGCTCTCGGGCAAACCTGCCCATCTTGTCTATACAAAATGGTGTGTTCAAGTTTTTGCCCATTGCAGACTGGACTAATAAAGACGTGCACTACTATATAGTAGAAAACGGCCTTTCATATCATCCGTTACGGGATCAAGGTTATTTGTCTGTTGGTGATACTCACACGACAAAAAAGTGGGAACCGGGAATGTCAGAAGAAGAGACACGATTTTTCGGATTGAAAAGAGAATGTGGACTTCATGAAGATGACGACTTCCAAGAAGCTGGTTCAGGCATATAA
- the cysI gene encoding assimilatory sulfite reductase (NADPH) hemoprotein subunit — MSEQVVIGEELGPLSDNERLKRESNFLRGTIKLDLKNQITGGFTNDNFQLIRFHGMYQQDDRDIRAERAKQKLEPLHNVMLRARMPGGIISPQQWLAIDKFSEEHTSYGSIRLTTRQTFQFHGVLKPNIKLMHQTLNAIGIDSIATAGDVNRNVLCTSNPIESELHQEAYEWAKKISEHLLPKSRAYAEIWLDGEKVETTDEEPILGSNYLPRKFKTTVVIPPNNDIDVHANDLNFVAIAEDGKLIGFNVLVGGGLAMTHGDTSTYPRKADDFGFISLDKTLDVAAAVVTTQRDWGNRSNRKNAKTKYTLDRVGIDVFKAEVEKRANIQFLNSRPYEFKTRGDRIGWLKGIDGKYHLSLFIENGRLLDFPNKPLKSGVAQIAKIHKGDFRMTANQNLIVAGVTADQKDKIDAIARAHGLVDDTLSPQRQNSMACVAFPTCPLAMAEAERMLPQFVTDVEDILKKHSLPEQDNIILRVTGCPNGCGRAMLAEVGLVGKAPGRYNLHLGGNRAGTRVPKMYKENITDKQILEDLDALIGRWATERDENENFGDFTIRVGIIEEVIISKRDFYA; from the coding sequence ATGAGTGAACAAGTAGTGATAGGCGAAGAATTAGGTCCTCTTTCTGATAATGAGCGTCTTAAAAGAGAGAGTAACTTCCTTCGCGGAACAATTAAATTAGACCTGAAGAACCAAATTACCGGTGGGTTTACAAATGACAATTTTCAACTGATTCGTTTCCATGGCATGTATCAACAAGATGATAGAGATATTCGTGCGGAACGTGCAAAGCAGAAGTTAGAGCCATTGCATAATGTCATGCTTAGAGCGCGTATGCCCGGGGGGATTATTTCTCCACAGCAATGGTTAGCCATAGATAAGTTTTCAGAAGAGCACACCTCTTATGGAAGCATTCGACTCACAACAAGACAGACATTTCAGTTTCATGGTGTTTTAAAGCCAAACATTAAGTTAATGCATCAAACACTTAATGCCATTGGTATTGACTCTATTGCTACTGCTGGTGATGTCAATCGGAACGTATTGTGTACTAGCAACCCGATTGAATCGGAATTACATCAAGAAGCTTATGAGTGGGCGAAGAAAATAAGTGAGCACTTATTGCCGAAATCTCGTGCTTATGCTGAGATTTGGTTAGACGGCGAAAAAGTTGAAACGACGGACGAAGAACCGATTCTTGGAAGTAACTATTTGCCTCGTAAATTCAAAACGACAGTGGTTATTCCTCCGAACAACGATATTGATGTTCATGCGAATGACCTTAATTTTGTGGCCATAGCGGAAGATGGAAAACTTATAGGGTTTAATGTACTTGTCGGTGGTGGACTTGCCATGACGCATGGCGATACTTCTACATACCCAAGAAAAGCGGACGACTTTGGTTTTATCTCTTTGGATAAAACATTAGACGTTGCCGCTGCGGTTGTTACGACCCAACGTGACTGGGGTAATCGATCTAACCGTAAAAATGCAAAAACTAAATATACCTTAGATAGAGTTGGTATTGACGTGTTTAAGGCGGAAGTAGAGAAAAGAGCGAATATTCAATTTCTAAATAGTCGACCGTATGAATTTAAAACACGCGGAGATCGTATTGGTTGGTTAAAAGGAATTGACGGTAAGTACCACCTATCTTTATTCATCGAAAACGGCCGACTACTTGATTTTCCGAATAAGCCACTAAAATCAGGTGTGGCACAGATAGCCAAGATTCACAAAGGTGATTTCCGAATGACCGCGAATCAGAACCTAATTGTCGCAGGAGTGACGGCGGATCAAAAAGACAAAATTGACGCTATCGCTCGTGCTCATGGATTAGTTGATGACACGCTTTCACCTCAAAGACAAAATTCAATGGCTTGCGTTGCTTTTCCAACGTGTCCATTGGCGATGGCCGAAGCGGAGCGAATGCTGCCTCAATTTGTTACAGATGTAGAAGACATTTTGAAGAAACACAGCTTGCCAGAACAAGACAACATTATTCTAAGGGTGACGGGGTGTCCAAACGGCTGTGGCCGCGCAATGTTAGCGGAAGTGGGTTTAGTCGGTAAAGCACCAGGTAGGTACAATCTACATTTAGGTGGAAATAGAGCTGGGACTCGGGTGCCAAAGATGTATAAAGAGAACATCACGGACAAGCAGATTCTAGAAGACTTAGATGCATTGATTGGCCGATGGGCAACAGAGCGGGACGAGAATGAGAATTTTGGCGACTTCACTATACGAGTAGGGATTATTGAGGAAGTGATTATCTCTAAGAGAGACTTTTATGCTTGA
- a CDS encoding assimilatory sulfite reductase (NADPH) flavoprotein subunit, with product MLSKELSALASPLNDQQAGQLKQAISELSPQQLAWVSGYFWGLSQTQSSGVNAPNIQTSAANGSEPTGKLSIIFASQTGNAKGVSESIKSAAEAQGIAVELFDASDYKGKNLAKETHVIFVASTNGEGEPPDNAIELHEFLQSKKAPKLDGLQYGVVALGDSSYEFYCQTGRDFDTYLAKLGATAFIERLDCDVDYDELAEQWSTDALSKVKEALSSSISSGAVQTLNSAQTGLSHYTKQNPYTASLLTIQKITGRDSGKDVRHIEIDLDGSGIIYQPGDALGVWYENGTDLVDAILNQAGLSGVESVDVSGESVSLRDALISKYEITASNPQLVTKYAELSGSKKLQKLVEDKDKLRQYASNTQVIDVLAEKKTKLSAEELVGLFRKITPRLYSIASAQTEVEDEVHLTVGLVEYKKGEEQRHGGASGFLSQRLEEGSEVKVFVENNNNFKLPADDNAPLIMIGPGTGIAPFRSFVQERDNRGAEGKNWLFFGDRTLTQDFLYQVEWQKHLKSGLLTKLDVAFSRDQKEKVYVQNRLLENAEQIWQWIEQGAYIYVCGDATQMAKDVNDALITIAQKHGQLSQEIAEEFINNLRKQKRYQRDVY from the coding sequence ATGTTATCGAAGGAACTCTCAGCACTAGCAAGTCCGCTAAATGACCAACAAGCAGGTCAGTTAAAACAAGCCATATCAGAACTGTCTCCCCAGCAGTTAGCTTGGGTTAGCGGTTATTTTTGGGGTTTAAGTCAGACCCAGTCTTCTGGAGTAAATGCACCGAATATCCAAACATCGGCTGCAAATGGCTCAGAGCCAACGGGCAAGCTATCTATTATTTTTGCGTCCCAAACAGGTAATGCAAAAGGTGTTTCGGAGTCCATTAAATCGGCGGCAGAAGCTCAAGGTATCGCTGTAGAGTTATTTGATGCAAGTGATTATAAAGGTAAGAACCTAGCTAAAGAAACACATGTGATTTTTGTGGCCTCGACCAATGGTGAAGGAGAACCGCCAGATAATGCCATTGAATTGCACGAATTCTTGCAATCGAAAAAGGCACCAAAATTGGATGGTTTACAATATGGCGTTGTCGCTCTAGGTGATTCAAGCTATGAGTTTTATTGTCAAACGGGTAGAGACTTTGATACGTATTTAGCTAAATTGGGAGCAACTGCATTTATCGAGCGACTTGATTGCGATGTTGATTATGATGAATTAGCAGAGCAATGGAGTACCGATGCATTAAGTAAAGTTAAAGAAGCGTTATCTAGTTCCATTTCTTCTGGAGCCGTTCAGACGCTGAATTCTGCCCAGACGGGTCTTAGTCATTATACAAAACAGAACCCATACACAGCTTCTCTACTAACTATTCAAAAAATTACAGGTCGTGATTCTGGTAAAGATGTTCGTCATATCGAAATCGATTTGGATGGTTCAGGTATCATTTATCAGCCAGGTGATGCCCTGGGTGTATGGTATGAGAATGGAACGGATCTTGTTGACGCGATTCTTAATCAAGCTGGACTCTCAGGTGTTGAGAGTGTCGATGTATCAGGGGAAAGTGTATCACTTCGTGATGCCCTTATTTCCAAATATGAAATTACCGCGAGTAACCCACAACTTGTCACTAAATATGCAGAGCTTTCAGGTAGCAAAAAGTTACAAAAACTTGTTGAAGATAAAGATAAGTTACGTCAATACGCATCGAATACTCAGGTAATTGATGTACTTGCTGAAAAGAAAACGAAGCTATCAGCTGAAGAATTGGTTGGGCTTTTCCGCAAGATAACACCACGCCTCTATTCTATCGCTTCAGCTCAAACCGAAGTTGAAGATGAAGTTCATTTAACCGTTGGACTTGTCGAGTACAAAAAAGGTGAAGAACAACGTCATGGTGGAGCATCGGGTTTCCTTTCACAACGCCTTGAAGAAGGGAGTGAAGTTAAGGTATTCGTTGAAAACAATAACAACTTTAAATTGCCAGCAGACGACAATGCACCGTTAATCATGATAGGCCCCGGTACCGGTATCGCACCATTCAGAAGTTTCGTGCAGGAACGTGATAATAGAGGTGCAGAAGGGAAAAATTGGTTGTTCTTTGGCGATAGAACCTTAACGCAAGATTTCCTTTATCAGGTTGAATGGCAAAAGCATCTTAAATCTGGTCTTTTGACAAAGTTAGACGTTGCTTTTAGTCGAGATCAAAAAGAAAAAGTCTATGTTCAAAATCGGCTATTAGAAAACGCAGAACAGATTTGGCAGTGGATTGAACAAGGTGCATATATCTATGTATGCGGAGACGCGACTCAAATGGCCAAAGATGTTAATGATGCGCTAATTACTATTGCTCAAAAGCATGGTCAGCTAAGCCAAGAAATAGCAGAAGAATTTATTAATAATTTACGTAAACAGAAGCGTTATCAGAGGGATGTGTACTAA
- a CDS encoding TIGR04219 family outer membrane beta-barrel protein: MVQMGQKLLFGCAMTLFAQSAMADDFYRGEVGLDYWWGSTKVNDVRYDEDKTPFLTLILETDLPYAPHFKFRYSEIDSQQTAFDKYDFTFYYDVIEHDTLALDLGLNASNYQNSRYTYLGTDENFNMTTWGLYANGAIGIPKTDIDIIGQFDFYNSGNKKTADFIAGFEYTLALQTVDVALRTGYRVMDYTFYEDKENEATVFVDGWFIGVSVVL, encoded by the coding sequence ATGGTACAAATGGGACAAAAGTTGTTGTTTGGCTGTGCAATGACACTGTTTGCTCAATCGGCAATGGCAGACGATTTTTACCGTGGTGAGGTTGGTTTAGATTATTGGTGGGGAAGTACCAAGGTCAATGATGTACGTTATGATGAAGATAAAACGCCTTTTTTAACCCTCATATTAGAAACTGATCTCCCATACGCTCCGCATTTTAAGTTTAGATACAGTGAAATTGATTCTCAGCAAACGGCTTTTGATAAATATGATTTTACGTTCTATTACGATGTTATAGAGCACGATACTTTAGCTCTCGATCTTGGTCTCAATGCATCAAATTACCAAAATAGCCGATACACCTATTTAGGTACGGATGAAAATTTCAATATGACAACATGGGGCCTATACGCGAATGGAGCAATAGGTATCCCAAAGACCGATATCGATATCATTGGGCAGTTCGATTTCTATAACAGTGGAAATAAAAAAACGGCCGACTTTATTGCAGGCTTCGAATACACCCTTGCTCTACAGACGGTGGATGTTGCTTTGAGAACAGGGTATCGAGTCATGGATTACACTTTCTATGAAGATAAAGAGAATGAAGCAACGGTATTCGTAGATGGTTGGTTTATCGGTGTCAGTGTTGTTTTGTAG
- the pspG gene encoding envelope stress response protein PspG, whose translation MFELLFFIMFIGILFFTGLSMMTVFIALGVSIFVMFLMGMVGFIIKLLPWIIVIAIGVWVYKNYIVSAR comes from the coding sequence ATGTTCGAATTACTATTTTTTATAATGTTTATCGGTATCCTATTTTTTACTGGACTTAGTATGATGACGGTGTTCATTGCACTAGGCGTTTCAATATTTGTCATGTTTTTGATGGGTATGGTCGGTTTTATAATTAAATTATTGCCTTGGATTATTGTGATCGCAATTGGTGTGTGGGTTTACAAAAATTACATTGTGTCTGCTCGTTAA
- the dusA gene encoding tRNA dihydrouridine(20/20a) synthase DusA — MTHNYSSSRFSIAPMLDWTDRHCRYFHRLLTQEALLYTEMVTTGAIIHGKGDFLAYNEEEHPLALQLGGSNSVDLAACAKLAQTRGYDEINLNVGCPSDRVQNGRFGACLMAEPDLVVDCIKAMKDVVDIPVTVKTRIGIDDLDSYEFLTTFITKVHELGGCDDFTIHARKAWLSGLSPKENREIPPLDYERAYQLKLDFPHLNIGLNGGVKTLDESIEHLEHVDGVMVGREAYQSPYMLAQVDQQIFGREKPIKKRSEVVHEMYPYIESQLENGAQLGHITRHMSGLFQSMPGARQWRRYISENAHKKGAGIEVVEAALAKIPKELNV, encoded by the coding sequence ATGACTCACAATTACAGCTCTTCACGCTTCTCCATTGCGCCCATGCTCGATTGGACGGATAGGCACTGTAGATACTTCCATCGCTTGTTGACTCAAGAGGCGTTGCTCTATACAGAAATGGTGACAACAGGCGCGATCATTCATGGTAAAGGTGACTTTTTAGCTTATAACGAAGAGGAGCATCCTCTTGCGTTACAGTTGGGTGGTTCTAATTCGGTGGATTTAGCTGCTTGTGCAAAATTGGCGCAAACACGTGGTTATGATGAAATTAACCTGAATGTAGGTTGTCCTTCTGATCGTGTTCAAAACGGACGTTTTGGTGCCTGTTTGATGGCAGAGCCCGATCTCGTTGTTGATTGTATTAAAGCAATGAAAGATGTGGTTGATATACCAGTTACCGTTAAAACACGCATTGGTATTGATGATTTGGATTCCTATGAGTTCTTAACTACTTTTATTACTAAAGTGCATGAACTTGGTGGTTGTGATGATTTTACTATTCATGCACGTAAGGCGTGGTTAAGTGGCTTAAGCCCGAAGGAAAACAGAGAGATTCCACCTCTAGATTACGAAAGAGCATATCAGTTGAAATTGGACTTTCCACATTTGAATATTGGCTTAAATGGCGGAGTGAAAACATTAGACGAATCTATTGAACATCTAGAGCATGTTGATGGTGTTATGGTTGGTAGAGAAGCCTATCAGAGCCCTTATATGCTTGCTCAAGTTGATCAACAAATTTTCGGGCGAGAAAAGCCAATTAAAAAACGCAGTGAAGTGGTTCATGAAATGTACCCTTATATCGAAAGCCAATTAGAAAACGGGGCTCAGTTGGGGCATATCACACGTCATATGTCGGGGCTTTTTCAAAGCATGCCTGGAGCACGTCAATGGCGTCGTTACATCAGTGAAAATGCGCATAAAAAAGGGGCAGGTATTGAAGTGGTAGAAGCAGCATTAGCAAAAATACCAAAAGAACTTAACGTGTAA
- a CDS encoding site-specific integrase has protein sequence MAYFNIERRTLSNGEPRYKTTVFVKKNGRIVHRESKTFKKKALANSFGKNKVTDIEANGLNSATICTIGELIDLYMNDKDLYDKDGRTKRYCIKLLRDCQISKIITNELRTSDLIEHCRDRRSSGAKPATLSHDISYLKAVMKKAQPVFNIDAQVSVFDEAFTVLKEMELIGKSEKRTRRPTDNELDKLRDALVQRERHHANTIPLTDMLDFSILSCMRISEVCGLKWEDLNQEHKIILVRDRKDPRKKQGNHMIVPLLGGAFDIVMKQSQQGDLIFPHNPRSVTAAFQRVRNKLGIEDLRYHDLRREGASRLFEKGYSIEEVAQVTGHRNLNTLWTVYTQLFPHKLHDKFDN, from the coding sequence ATGGCATATTTCAATATAGAGCGAAGAACCCTAAGTAATGGTGAGCCACGCTACAAAACCACAGTGTTTGTAAAGAAGAATGGGCGCATAGTACACCGTGAAAGCAAGACGTTCAAAAAAAAGGCTTTGGCTAATTCGTTTGGTAAAAACAAAGTGACCGATATTGAAGCCAATGGTTTAAACAGCGCGACCATTTGTACTATTGGTGAGTTAATCGATTTGTACATGAATGACAAAGACTTATACGACAAAGACGGTAGAACTAAGCGCTATTGCATCAAGCTTTTGCGTGATTGCCAGATATCTAAAATTATTACTAACGAGTTAAGAACCAGTGACCTAATAGAACATTGCCGAGATAGAAGAAGCTCCGGAGCAAAGCCTGCTACCCTTTCTCATGATATAAGCTACCTCAAAGCGGTTATGAAAAAAGCCCAGCCAGTATTCAACATTGACGCTCAAGTAAGTGTTTTTGATGAAGCCTTTACTGTATTGAAAGAAATGGAGCTGATTGGGAAAAGCGAAAAGCGCACCAGACGCCCAACTGATAATGAACTAGACAAACTAAGAGACGCTTTGGTTCAAAGAGAGCGGCACCATGCGAATACTATTCCTCTAACAGATATGCTCGATTTCAGCATTTTGAGTTGTATGCGAATCAGTGAAGTTTGCGGCCTAAAGTGGGAAGACTTAAACCAAGAACATAAAATCATTCTTGTGCGTGATAGGAAAGACCCACGAAAAAAACAGGGGAATCACATGATAGTCCCGTTACTTGGTGGCGCGTTCGACATTGTGATGAAGCAATCTCAACAAGGGGATCTTATCTTTCCACATAATCCGCGCAGTGTAACGGCCGCATTCCAGAGAGTGAGAAACAAATTAGGCATTGAAGATTTACGTTACCACGACTTAAGGCGAGAAGGAGCAAGTCGATTATTTGAAAAAGGCTACTCGATTGAAGAAGTAGCCCAAGTAACAGGACATCGAAATTTAAATACTTTGTGGACGGTATATACCCAGCTTTTTCCACACAAACTTCATGACAAATTTGATAATTGA
- a CDS encoding S24 family peptidase yields the protein MSDKFDEALNELKIATGTTKNKDLADFLGIAANTIQGWRIRGKIPERIYEQVKITSRKDAIAVRLYDVAASAGAGSLVEYEPSRVVELSESLRLVLGISSAIKAKMLYMQGDSMVPTLQDGSLVAIEAIENFVNDGIYVFDWEGELFIKRLQRVKDGVQVMSDNDKYKTWEITRGEMQDRQFIIMGRVTGCCQRL from the coding sequence GTGTCAGATAAATTTGATGAAGCATTAAATGAATTGAAAATTGCCACTGGAACCACTAAAAACAAAGACTTAGCTGATTTTTTAGGAATAGCAGCTAATACCATCCAAGGATGGAGAATCAGAGGTAAAATCCCCGAGCGCATTTATGAGCAAGTTAAAATAACTTCAAGAAAAGATGCTATTGCAGTTCGACTGTATGATGTTGCTGCATCCGCAGGCGCAGGTTCATTAGTTGAATACGAACCGAGTAGAGTGGTCGAGTTAAGTGAATCTCTTAGATTGGTGTTGGGTATTAGCAGTGCAATTAAGGCAAAAATGCTATACATGCAAGGCGATAGTATGGTGCCTACTTTGCAAGATGGTTCTTTAGTTGCAATTGAAGCCATTGAAAACTTCGTCAATGATGGAATTTATGTATTTGATTGGGAAGGAGAGTTGTTTATCAAGCGGTTACAGCGCGTTAAAGACGGCGTACAAGTGATGAGCGATAATGATAAATACAAAACTTGGGAGATAACCCGAGGTGAAATGCAAGATAGGCAATTTATCATCATGGGTAGAGTTACTGGCTGTTGTCAGAGGTTGTAG
- a CDS encoding pyocin activator PrtN family protein, which produces MNTAFALMARFEGTVIPLKDISEEFLGITPKTANARANSRQLEIPVFQLRESTKAPYLVKVEDLAHYIDQCHKVAKEEWHSVRGTA; this is translated from the coding sequence ATGAATACCGCATTCGCATTAATGGCCAGATTTGAAGGTACTGTCATTCCACTCAAAGACATTAGCGAGGAATTCTTAGGAATAACACCCAAAACAGCCAACGCCAGAGCCAATTCCAGACAGCTAGAAATCCCCGTATTTCAGTTACGCGAATCAACTAAAGCACCTTACTTGGTGAAAGTTGAGGATCTCGCACATTACATCGACCAATGCCACAAAGTAGCAAAAGAAGAATGGCACAGCGTGAGAGGTACAGCATGA
- a CDS encoding replication endonuclease produces the protein MNRPMIVSSFQTHFYPTLPKFVVSDINKKVYARSKRENASRSSLESFAMETTKKSFLSADHIERRYPFASRRIDRNEYRKITRYTERKKRRIGKIQTSIKSDMHALTHDILMLDEKRKTFGLTLVTHLQKLILEFDGDGDEHHLRLLCRKLSKLIRHYHITPPRLPKRPTFEQYFTAITKMTTDDWINDRLERLKFEYIEYSQISLGRVGNNANQSKYVSAMTLNNFLEAQDKQAKFLADYCIYNADEDISVDLENVFMASTSNPENRRIEMMVRSRGFEELADAKGYTAAFITWTLASQYHRNSKNWNGANPKEGHQNLMKQWSRARAILAKQGVDYFGFRVAEPHKDGTAHAHYFLFCKEEEKELIVSTLRDIAIEEDKQELYYKTVNGKSVKRNKPVLRARFDCKFCDPSKGGATAYIAKYIAKNLNGSHMSESDKKAAQSVRAWASLWRIRQFQQFGGAPVSIWRALRKTSAEEIKALKCDELSELHGHADKSRWKDFVQGIGDAQITYEEKENRYFETVKKIVGFSFMHHCVNTIKAQWEIIRKSDLKATQKRDGVPSRSTENNCNPAPKKPISPLEKALMDLTGWNIKRVQCLVKPLTLGIKVTIDDMTTVSIRNGRLAVS, from the coding sequence ATGAACAGACCCATGATAGTATCTAGCTTTCAAACACACTTTTACCCAACACTGCCTAAGTTTGTGGTGAGTGATATAAACAAAAAAGTTTATGCCCGTTCAAAGCGTGAAAACGCATCCCGTAGCAGTCTTGAATCCTTCGCGATGGAAACCACAAAGAAAAGCTTTCTGTCTGCCGATCATATCGAACGCCGCTACCCTTTTGCCAGTCGCCGAATTGATCGTAACGAATATCGCAAAATCACCCGTTACACCGAACGTAAAAAAAGGCGCATCGGTAAAATTCAAACCAGTATCAAATCCGACATGCACGCCTTGACGCACGACATTTTAATGCTTGATGAGAAGCGTAAAACGTTTGGTTTAACGCTTGTCACTCACCTACAAAAATTGATCCTTGAGTTTGATGGTGACGGCGATGAGCATCACCTTCGCTTACTGTGCCGAAAGCTGTCTAAATTAATAAGGCATTATCACATCACACCGCCTCGATTACCCAAGCGCCCTACTTTTGAACAGTACTTTACCGCTATCACTAAGATGACCACAGACGATTGGATAAACGACCGATTAGAGCGTTTAAAGTTCGAGTACATCGAGTATTCACAAATCTCTCTTGGTCGAGTGGGTAACAATGCCAATCAATCAAAGTACGTCAGCGCCATGACGCTCAATAACTTTCTAGAAGCGCAAGACAAACAAGCTAAGTTCTTAGCCGATTACTGTATCTACAATGCCGATGAAGACATCAGCGTTGATTTAGAAAATGTCTTCATGGCAAGCACATCGAACCCAGAGAACCGCCGTATTGAAATGATGGTAAGAAGTCGAGGCTTTGAAGAGCTGGCCGACGCTAAAGGTTATACCGCTGCTTTCATTACTTGGACGCTTGCCAGTCAGTACCACCGGAACAGTAAAAATTGGAATGGTGCCAACCCGAAGGAGGGACACCAAAACCTAATGAAACAGTGGTCACGAGCAAGGGCGATACTTGCTAAACAAGGTGTAGATTACTTCGGTTTTAGAGTGGCCGAGCCACACAAAGACGGAACCGCGCACGCGCACTATTTCTTGTTCTGCAAAGAAGAAGAAAAAGAACTCATTGTTTCCACACTGCGAGATATTGCCATTGAAGAAGATAAACAAGAGCTTTACTACAAGACGGTTAACGGGAAATCAGTTAAGCGAAATAAGCCGGTACTAAGGGCGCGTTTCGATTGCAAATTTTGCGACCCTTCCAAGGGTGGCGCAACGGCCTACATTGCTAAATACATAGCAAAAAATCTGAATGGATCACACATGTCCGAAAGCGACAAAAAGGCCGCGCAATCGGTGCGCGCTTGGGCTTCCCTTTGGCGTATTCGTCAGTTTCAGCAATTCGGTGGTGCGCCTGTTTCTATTTGGCGCGCACTGCGCAAAACCTCGGCCGAGGAAATCAAAGCACTAAAGTGTGATGAATTATCCGAGCTACACGGCCATGCGGATAAATCACGTTGGAAGGACTTTGTTCAAGGCATCGGTGACGCGCAAATTACCTATGAAGAGAAAGAGAACCGCTATTTTGAGACGGTAAAGAAAATCGTTGGGTTCTCCTTCATGCACCATTGCGTTAACACCATCAAAGCGCAGTGGGAAATCATTAGAAAATCCGATTTGAAAGCAACCCAAAAAAGGGACGGAGTCCCGTCTCGGAGCACTGAAAATAACTGTAACCCTGCTCCTAAAAAACCAATTTCACCGCTAGAAAAAGCCCTTATGGACTTAACCGGATGGAATATTAAACGGGTTCAATGTTTGGTTAAACCGCTAACACTGGGGATAAAGGTCACCATCGATGACATGACCACCGTTAGCATTCGAAATGGACGGTTAGCCGTGAGTTAA
- a CDS encoding ogr/Delta-like zinc finger family protein, which yields MLITCPKCESKALIATSRAMTKDTREAYCQCLNLNCGVIFVTYTSVHRIIEPVGGKPNPELQPELCRPEDLEQIELFR from the coding sequence ATGTTAATCACCTGTCCAAAGTGTGAGAGCAAAGCACTAATAGCCACATCGAGAGCCATGACCAAGGACACCCGCGAGGCGTATTGCCAATGCCTAAATTTAAACTGTGGGGTAATTTTTGTGACCTACACGTCTGTGCATCGGATAATTGAGCCTGTTGGGGGGAAGCCTAACCCAGAACTCCAACCTGAATTGTGCAGGCCGGAGGACTTAGAGCAGATTGAGTTGTTTAGGTGA